A stretch of Arachis hypogaea cultivar Tifrunner chromosome 15, arahy.Tifrunner.gnm2.J5K5, whole genome shotgun sequence DNA encodes these proteins:
- the LOC112750999 gene encoding uncharacterized protein: MLSLFSSSPIKLRYAFQFPNSVSLSALRLCFPSTSSLHSHSHSQPQSLDEAVDPFTRMLSMRRPPSIIQFTKILGSLAKTNHFPTAISLFQQLQARGIAPNLFTLNILINCCCGMGRMKLAFSILAKIFRMGFQPDAVTLTTILKGLCLCGNVEKALHFHATMLAHGFHFNQVSYGTLINGLCKTGHTSDAIQVLRKIPRHGIVPNVIMYNAIIDSLCKVTLLSEAFHLYSEMLAKGIYPNVITYSTLIYGLCLGGQLKEAIDLLNHMMLKNITPDASTYSTLIDGLCKEGRVKDAKSVFVIMMKKGVKPEVFIYNSLMDGYCLVNEVNKAKYVFNTMGQSSVSPNVCSYNIMINGLCKSKMVDDALNLFEEMRCRNLVPDMVTYNTLIDGLGKSRRILCAVELLKKMHDRGQPADIVTYSSLLDALFNIKQHDKALILFKEMKESGIDPDIYTYNILIDGLCKSGRIKKAEEIFQDLSIKGYRPNVRTYTIMINGLCKEGLLHEALALMTKMEDSGCLPDAVTYETIICALFENGENDKAEKLLCEMISRGLLQG, translated from the coding sequence ATGTTGTCATTGTTCTCATCCTCACCAATCAAATTAAGGTATGCTTTTCAATTCCCAAATTCTGTTTCCCTCTCCGCTCTCCGTCTTTGCTTCCCTTCAACTTCATCCctacactctcactctcactctcagccCCAATCACTTGATGAAGCTGTTGATCCCTTCACTCGCATGCTCTCTATGCGTCGCCCTCCGTCCATCATCCAATTCACCAAGATTTTGGGATCTCTTGCCAAGACCAACCATTTTCCCACCGCCATTTCCCTTTTTCAGCAATTGCAAGCCAGGGGAATCgctcccaacttatttactttgaATATCTTAATCAATTGTTGCTGTGGCATGGGTCGTATGAAGCTTGCTTTCTCTATATTGGCCAAGATTTTCAGGATGGGTTTTCAGCCTGATGCCGTAACGTTGACAACAATCCTGAAAGGCCTCTGTCTCTGTGGTAATGTTGAAAAAGCACTGCACTTTCATGCCACAATGCTGGCTCATGGATTTCACTTTAATCAAGTCAGTTATGGGACCTTGATCAATGGGCTCTGTAAGACCGGACACACATCAGATGCTATTCAAGTGTTGAGAAAGATCCCACGACATGGAATTGTTCCTAATGTCATCATGTACAACGCAATTATTGATAGCTTGTGCAAGGTTACCCTTCTAAGTGAAGCTTTTCATTTATATTCTGAAATGCTTGCTAAGGGAATTTATCCTAATGTTATCACGTACAGCACTCTAATTTATGGATTATGCCTTGGGGGTCAACTAAAAGAAGCCATTGATTTACTGAATCATATGATGCTGAAAAACATTACTCCAGATGCTTCTACCTATAGTACTTTGATTGATGGGCTATGTAAGGAAGGAAGGGTCAAAGATGCTAAGAGTGTGTTTGTTATCATGATGAAAAAAGGTGTGAAACCAGAAGTGTTTATTTATAATAGCTTAATGGATGGATATTGTTTGGTTAATGAGGTAAATAAGGCAAAATATGTATTCAACACAATGGGCCAAAGTAGTGTGTCGCCTAATGTTTGTAGTTACAATATCATGATTAATGGTTTGTGCAAAAGTAAAATGGTCGATGATGCCTTGAATCTCTTTGAAGAGATGCGTTGCAGGAACTTGGTTCCGGACATGGTTACTTACAATACTCTAATTGATGGCTTGGGAAAATCAAGGAGAATCCTTTGTGCTGTGGAGCTTCTTAAAAAGATGCATGATAGAGGTCAACCTGCTGATATAGTCACTTACAGTTCCTTGCTGGATGCTTTGTTCAATATCAAACAACATGACAAGGCACTTATATTATTCAAGGAAATGAAAGAGAGTGGCATTGATCcagatatatatacatacaacatactTATAGATGGCctgtgcaaaagtggaagaattaAAAAGGCAGAAGAGATATTTCAAGATCTTTCCATTAAAGGCTATCGTCCAAATGTGCGGACATACACCATTATGATCAATGGGCTTTGCAAAGAGGGTCTGCTTCACGAAGCATTGGCACTCATGACAAAAATGGAAGACAGTGGTTGCTTACCAGATGCTGTGACTTATGAAACAATCATTTGTGCTCTATTTGAAAACGGTGAAAATGATAAAGCTGAGAAACTTCTTTGTGAAATGATATCTAGAGGCCTATTGCAAGGATAA